The Parambassis ranga chromosome 1, fParRan2.1, whole genome shotgun sequence genome includes a region encoding these proteins:
- the bdh2 gene encoding dehydrogenase/reductase SDR family member 6 — protein sequence MGRLDGKVIVLSAAAQGIGRAAAIAFAKEGARVTAVDINGEKVKELDGIQGIRTKVVDVTKRDQVEALAKEHDHVDVLFNVAGFVHHGSILDCKEEDWDFTMNVNVRSMYLMCKAFLPKMLAKKSGNIINMASVASSIKGVVNRCVYSTSKAAVIGLTKSIAADFIEQGIRCNCVCPGTVDTPSLRGRIQAQPDPEQAYKDFMARQKTGRLCTADEVAYLCVYLASDESAYVTGTEHIIDGGWSL from the exons ATGGGCCGTCTGGATGGGAAAGTTATTGTGTTGTCTGCTGCCGCGCAGGGGATTGGACGGGCTGCAGCAATA GCATTTGCAAAGGAGGGTGCTCGGGTTACTGCAGTTGACATAAATGGAGAGAAGGTGAAGGAGCTAGATGGCATTCAAG gGATTAGGACCAAAGTTGTGGATGTTACAAAGAGGGATCAAGTGGAAGCCCTGGCTAAGGAGCACGACCATGTGGATGTGCTGTTCAATGTAGCTGG GTTTGTGCATCATGGCTCCATCTTGGACTGCAAGGAGGAAGACTGGGACTTCACAATGAATGTCAACGTGAGGAGCATGTACCTTATGTGCAAAGCCTTTCTGCCCAAG ATGTTGGCAAAGAAGTCAGGAAACATTATCAACATGGCATCTGTTGCTTCAAGCATAAAAG GTGTTGTGAACCGATGTGTCTACAGTACCTCCAAGGCTGCAGTGATTGGGTTAACTAAATCTATAGCAGCTGATTTCATTGAGCAAGGCATTcgctgtaactgtgtttgtccTG GGACTGTTGATACTCCATCCCTGAGAGGTAGGATCCAAGCCCAGCCTGACCCAGAACAG GCTTACAAGGACTTTATGGCAAGACAGAAAACTGGCAGACTGTGCACAGCTGATGAGGTAGCATACCTGTGTGTATACCTTGCCTCTGATGAG tctgcctatGTGACTGGGACAGAGCACATCATCGATGGAGGGTGGAGTTTGTGA